One window of Papio anubis isolate 15944 chromosome 10, Panubis1.0, whole genome shotgun sequence genomic DNA carries:
- the LOC116269200 gene encoding 40S ribosomal protein S3a, which yields MAVGKNKRLTKGGKKGAKKKVVDPFSKKDWYDVKAPAMFNIRNIGKTLVTRTQGTKIASDGLKGRVFEVSLADLQNDEVAFRKFKLITEDVQGKNCLTNFHGMDLTRDKMCSMVKKWQTMIEAHVDVKTTDGYLLRLFCVGFTKKRNNQIRKTSYAQHQQVRQIRKKMMEIMTREVQTNDLKEVVNKLIPDSIGKDIEKACQSIYPLHDVFVRKVKMLKKPKFELGKLMELHGEGSSSGKATGDETGAKVERADGYEPPVQESV from the coding sequence ATGGCGGTTGGCAAGAACAAGCGCCTTACGAAAGGCGGCAAAAAGGGAGCCAAGAAGAAAGTGGTTGATCCATTTTCTAAGAAAGATTGGTATGATGTGAAAGCACCTGCTATGTTCAATATAAGAAATATTGGAAAGACGCTCGTCACCAGGACCCAAGGAACCAAAATTGCTTCTGATGGTCTCAAGGGTCGTGTGTTTGAAGTGAGTCTTGCTGATTTGCAGAATGATGAAGTTGCATTTAGAAAATTCAAGCTGATTACTGAAGATGTTCAGGGCAAAAACTGCCTGACTAACTTCCATGGCATGGATCTTACCCGTGACAAAATGTGTTCCATGGTCAAAAAGTGGCAGACAATGATTGAAGCTCATGTTGATGTCAAGACTACCGATGGTTACTTGCTTCGTCTGTTCTGTGTTGGCTTTACTAAAAAACGCAACAATCAGATACGGAAGACCTCTTATGCTCAGCACCAACAGGTCCGCCAAATCCGGAAGAAGATGATGGAAATCATGACCCGAGAGGTGCAGACAAATGACTTGAAAGAAGTGGTCAATAAATTGATTCCAGACAGCATTGgaaaagacatagaaaaggcTTGCCAATCTATTTATCCTCTCCATGATGTCTTcgttagaaaagtaaaaatgctgaAGAAGCCCAAGTTTGAATTGGGAAAGCTCATGGAGCTTCACGGTGAAGGCAGTAGTTCTGGAAAAGCCACTGGGGACGAGACAGGTGCTAAAGTTGAACGAGCTGATGGATATGAACCACCAGTCCAAGAATCTGTTTAA